The Tenrec ecaudatus isolate mTenEca1 chromosome 12, mTenEca1.hap1, whole genome shotgun sequence genomic interval CGCCGTTGAGAGTGCTGAGCGGGGCCCGGGCTGGCAGCCCGCGGCTTCCGGGGGCGCCGACTGCGGACTGCGAGTCCAGCTCCAACTGCAGGTCCCAGATGTAGTCGATGACGTGCTGGAGGATCTCCACCTTGCTCACCTTGCGATTCTGCGGCAGGGTGGGCACCAGCTCCTTGAGACGCGAGTAGCAGCCGTTCATGTCGTAGAGCAGCACGTTCACCTGCTGCTCGTCCAGCAGGGCGGGCAGCCGCCCCCCAGCGCCGCCGGCGCAGCGCGAGATGGCCACGCTCTGCTCGGACAGGCAGCGCACCACCTCGCCCGCGCCGCCCGCCGTCTTGCTCGCCTTCAGCGTGCAGCTGGGGCCCGCGGCAGCCGTGGCGCTGGCACTGGCGACCTTCATGGTTCTGGCGAAGGGACGAAGCGAGCGGGGAGAAGCGAGCGGGGTTAAGTGAGGGAAGCCCACTCACCGGGAGTTAGGAGAGGTTGTAAAATGCAAGACTTGACC includes:
- the ID1 gene encoding DNA-binding protein inhibitor ID-1, which codes for MKVASASATAAAGPSCTLKASKTAGGAGEVVRCLSEQSVAISRCAGGAGGRLPALLDEQQVNVLLYDMNGCYSRLKELVPTLPQNRKVSKVEILQHVIDYIWDLQLELDSQSAVGAPGSRGLPARAPLSTLNGEISALAAEAACVSADDRILCR